The following is a genomic window from Capsicum annuum cultivar UCD-10X-F1 unplaced genomic scaffold, UCD10Xv1.1 ctg22153, whole genome shotgun sequence.
GATTCAAAGGCGTGGAAAGTCTGTTATATGTGAAGTAGTGATTACTGGTGAAATAGTGGAGAGAGTATTGAAAACTTCTGTATTTGGCCTTGTAGAGCCAAACACAATCAAGAATCTTACCGACTCTTCTATTGCTGGAGCTCTTGGTGGGTTTAATACCTACGTTGTCAATATCGCCTCTCCCACTTTCTTGTATAATTTTGTGTCGGGCCCTGCCAGGTGACTACGAAAATGGCAGAGAAGATATTGGAAGCATGGGCATTAAACCCACAAAGATCTCCGACAATAGAAAAATCGGCAAGATTCTTGATGGTGTTCATCTCTACAAGATCATATATAGAGGTTTTCAATACTTTCTTCACTACTTCACCAATAATCGTTGCTTCGCATACAACTGACTTTCCACGCCTTAGAATTCAGTTCACAGCAGCAAAGATATGAGTACAAAATATATAGAGAGATCATTGTGTTACCATGATAGAGGCCATCAATGATGGGAAAGATCTTCATGTATCCATCACTATGCCATACATTGAGGTTGGCACTGTTGCTGGTGGGAATCAACTTGCTTCTCAACCCGCGTGCCTCAATCTGGTCGATGTTAAGGGTGCATGTAGAGAATCCCTTGCATTAAACTCAAGGCTCCTGGCAGCCATAGTGGCCGATTCTGTTTTGGCTGGGGAGCTGTCTTTTCGTAAAAGATTGGATTAGATGCAATATGTATTCCAGACTTACTGTCACTCATAATCTTCATTAGTTGTTTCACCTTGACTCCTATTTCTTGAAACAAACCTAGCAACACGTAACCTAATGTTCCATGATCGCTCAAAGCACATTAATGTTGATTTTCACT
Proteins encoded in this region:
- the LOC124890686 gene encoding LOW QUALITY PROTEIN: 3-hydroxy-3-methylglutaryl-coenzyme A reductase 2-like (The sequence of the model RefSeq protein was modified relative to this genomic sequence to represent the inferred CDS: substituted 2 bases at 2 genomic stop codons) gives rise to the protein QRRGKSVICEVVITGEIVERVLKTSVFGLVEPNTIKNLTDSSIAGALGGFNTYVVNIASPTFLIQFTAAKIXVQNIXRDHCVTMIEAINDGKDLHVSITMPYIEVGTVAGGNQLASQPACLNLVDVKGACRESLALNSRLLAAIVADSVLAGELSFRKRLD